A genomic window from Diospyros lotus cultivar Yz01 chromosome 2, ASM1463336v1, whole genome shotgun sequence includes:
- the LOC127795534 gene encoding uncharacterized protein LOC127795534 isoform X1 — translation MGSREGDWICGTCQYQNFRRWESCQRCEAINQVRILPGDWYCNVINCGAHNYASRTSCYRCATPRDPCDTSSISAYDGSMGLPGWKKGDWMCPRVGCGAHNYASRTECFQCGTSRYFGGA, via the exons ATGGGCAGCAGGGAAGGAGACTGGATTTGCGGCACCTGCCAGTACCAGAACTTCCGAAGGTGGGAGTCTTGCCAGAGGTGCGAAGCGATAAATCAGGTGCGAATACTGCCGGGGGACTGGTACTGCAATGTCATTAACTGCGGAGCACACAACTACGCCAGCCGAACAAGCTGCTACAGGTGTGCTACACCGAGAGACCCATGTGACACCAGCAGCATTAGTGCCTACGACGGCAGTATGGGCCTTCCCGGATGGAAAAAGGGTGACTGGATGTGCCCCAG AGTTGGATGCGGTGCCCACAACTACGCTAGCAGGACTGAATGCTTCCAATGCGGAACCTCACGATATTTTG GTGGTGCGTGA
- the LOC127795534 gene encoding uncharacterized protein LOC127795534 isoform X2, which produces MGSREGDWICGTCQYQNFRRWESCQRCEAINQVRILPGDWYCNVINCGAHNYASRTSCYRCATPRDPCDTSSISAYDGSMGLPGWKKGDWMCPRVGCGAHNYASRTECFQCGTSRYFGG; this is translated from the exons ATGGGCAGCAGGGAAGGAGACTGGATTTGCGGCACCTGCCAGTACCAGAACTTCCGAAGGTGGGAGTCTTGCCAGAGGTGCGAAGCGATAAATCAGGTGCGAATACTGCCGGGGGACTGGTACTGCAATGTCATTAACTGCGGAGCACACAACTACGCCAGCCGAACAAGCTGCTACAGGTGTGCTACACCGAGAGACCCATGTGACACCAGCAGCATTAGTGCCTACGACGGCAGTATGGGCCTTCCCGGATGGAAAAAGGGTGACTGGATGTGCCCCAG AGTTGGATGCGGTGCCCACAACTACGCTAGCAGGACTGAATGCTTCCAATGCGGAACCTCACGATATTTTGGTGGGTGA
- the LOC127795533 gene encoding transcription factor MYB36-like, producing the protein MGRAPCCDKASVKKGPWSAEEDAKLKAYIDKYGTGGNWIALPHKIGLRRCGKSCRLRWLNYLRPNIKHGGFTEEEDRIICSLYISIGSRWSIIAAQLPGRTDNDIKNYWNTKLKKRILGILRHNNKQSNNFTDHDPKDNSFARSALERLQLNMQLQTPFSFAPIMGPKLMIDQTLQLQNNQPNSEMDDTTLDNNSFNQQLEHVQFSTVLQRSPEKEQFRAHRQLLNDKTIGFTEADHLEDPANGLNYWNIINELDSKSWNSTSINLQAVDMYDQDCLLGFNLQ; encoded by the exons atggggagAGCTCCATGCTGTGACAAGGCGAGCGTGAAGAAGGGGCCATGGTCTGCCGAAGAAGATGCAAAGCTCAAGGCTTATATCGACAAGTATGGCACTGGTGGTAACTGGATTGCTCTTCCTCACAAAATTG gGCTTAGGCGATGCGGGAAGAGTTGCAGACTAAGATGGCTGAATTATTTGAGGCCCAACATCAAGCACGGCGGATTcactgaagaagaagacagaATCATCTGCAGCCTCTACATTAGTATTGGGAgcag GTGGTCCATAATTGCTGCCCAGTTGCCTGGTAGAACGGACAACGACATCAAGAACTACTGGAACACCAAGCTGAAGAAGAGAATTCTGGGAATACTTAGGCACAATAATAAACAATCCAACAATTTCACTGATCATGATCCAAAAGACAACTCTTTTGCTCGCTCAGCCCTTGAAAGGCTTCAACTCAACATGCAGCTCCAAACCCCTTTCTCTTTTGCTCCTATAATGGGGCCCAAATTGATGATTGACCAAACCCTTCAGTTGCAGAACAATCAACCCAATTCAGAAATGGACGACACGACGTTGGATAATAATTCCTTCAATCAGCAGCTGGAACATGTACAGTTCTCGACTGTGCTGCAAAGATCGCCAGAAAAAGAACAATTCCGAGCCCATCGTCAGCTTCTCAACGACAAAACGATTGGTTTTACAGAGGCAGATCATCTGGAGGATCCAGCAAATGGACTTAATTACTGGAATATTATTAATGAGTTGGACTCAAAGTCGTGGAATTCTACTTCTATTAATCTTCAGGCTGTGGACATGTATGATCAGGACTGTCTTTTAGGGTTCAATCTGCAGTGA